Part of the Oncorhynchus mykiss isolate Arlee chromosome 12, USDA_OmykA_1.1, whole genome shotgun sequence genome, GTTTATTAATCATTGTACCTAAACTGTATGTATAGACATGTATACgtagggcccagctgtaaaagaggtCTGTCcgtgttccttgttgaaataaagtTATAATAATACAcattgattaaaaaaattaacAGAATTTATTTGTAGACCTTGTTGTCAATGAGCCAGGGGGCTTGTTCAGGCTCACTTGGGGTGACAATGTATATGTTCCTAAAGTGTAAAATGTGTTCTATCATTGCAGCAATGGTACCTTTCTGTGTGTTTATCACTATTtctattcatccctccatccctttccaTTTTCCCATTGGGTAAAACCCCTATGACAACGTCAGCATACAGTACATCAGGTTATTACTCATGTTTACCCTTTAATCATATATCATTGGGAATATTAGAGTCATAGCTGTCCATCAGACACATCTTCAGAATGTTCAGATTGACAGAAAGTTGATATTTGACCTCTAGGAAATATATCATAATTACCTGTCATTGCTTTAAAAAgaaaattatacatttttaaCTTTGTTTGACATGTGGTTCTGAAACATCGTAAAAATGACCTTTAAAAAAATGCCTTGCCTCAGGTGGGGAGAACCCTCGACTGGACCCCCACCCCATAATGGGCTACCACCTCCACCCCGACCACCACTCCTCAGAGAGGTCACTACATGTCTTAGAGGACTCTGATGTCAACGTCAGAAGACTGTACGagtgaaaaatattttcagatagAAACATAAAATAGACAAACATACTTTGATAATGTAATGTGTTGTCGGTTGGATGACACAGGACCAAAATACACATTAGGAAAAGGCGAAGATCATTGCCTTGCATCAGCATTTGAGAGTAAATATAGCTGACTATACTGATcaagtcaccttgtctgagagagaGTTACATGGTAATCAAAATGTCTCCCCAGGGTAagcctatgggaaaaatgaatggtggaaaacagttggaaccatttccctgttcgagcactaggttttatgggtattatgacgaGTACACTGTGGGGCTCTAAAGAGAGAAATAGCAATAGGTACTAATTTTGCCATGGTTCAttggacaaagcctatggggaaaATGTAATGGCGTTTATGTAGGGTGTTTGGATAAATGCCGAAAATATGGACCGTTGtaaacacaggtttaggagatcttATTAGATTTTGTTCTACAATATTTATCAGCTGACGTCACTTCTTGTTAATTTTGAAGAATTTGTAACAAAAAAAGCACAGAAGGCTTCATAAAATATAAAGTTCATATTAACTGACtgctattatctcatagaacaaaacgtataagatctcaAGCCTGTGCTTATCTTATTTTCTGTATTTATtccaaaacaaaacattttccccATTGGGATGGATGAACGAGCCAAATGTATCTCATTTCCGAGTTTCAagactacaagctggcgagctcgTATAGCTCGACATTGAAATTATTGGTTGGCGGTAAGTGGGGGCGGTacttcctgtataaacacaaactcccTTCCTTGACTACTTCCTTCCAGCAGTGTGTATCAGGGAGATttctagatgtgagaagtgtgcaggaggaccTGAGagaaaggaatgtgtagtattgaTGTAAAACGTTGTGTGTATAAACTGTAGGGGTACACATGGTGCTGGAGATCAGATGTGtccagtgagagaaagacaggttgAGGTTACCAGGATCACAGTAGTGCAGAAGGTgttgtatgctgaggcagtgaagagagtagtagaggaagatgggtccagggtgagggatcctgagaggatcccTGTAATTAGGCCGAGGTCAATAGAGAGTGACAGGAATAACATGCTTCAGTAAGTTTTGGCCAAGTTCATGGCCATGGTTGTCAACCGTACCGCAGGAATAGAATGTAAATCACATtggatagatgttgtggtggcagctgttGAGAAGTACTTGGGTGTATAATATTTTACTGCATATTTACAAGGTGTTTTGAAGGATAATATCCTGTCCTCCCAGGATGCTGGCCTGGTGTTGAATTAGAGGGCCAAAGTAGTGGAATAAtgatgaggttttaatgggtgtagggttagttggtttttcacaaagtgtaatgaattcatACTACAGAATAGTAGGCTGATACACAGCCGATACACTAGGTGGAGAAGTGCACCAATAGTCATTGTTTTGCGGACCGCCATAAcactaaagaagaagaagaccactTCCTTCTCAACATCTCTGGATCTGGTCTGTAAAGCGGAAGAATTATAAAtcaatccaattttattggtcacatacttgtgtttagcagatgttatagcgggtgtagcgaaatgcttgtaacaCACTGACTACTTCGGAGGTTGCATTGCTGTAAATGCTGCATGCTTCGCAGCACGTATAGCTTGTAATTTGGTATTTTTTAGGCTACACTTACTGGGCCTAAGACAATTAAAACTATCTGGACTCCCGAAGAGGACGTTGTTCCAACAGACTCTGGGGTAGAGGTAGACGACAACAGTATTTTTGGTGAATAGGGTGTTGGACGTTTTATTTACTTTAATAGATTCAAATCATATCCAGGATCTTTCTGGAGTAAGATTAGGCTACATCAGACATATATTTGTCAACGTTAGTCGAGTGTTGATATTTAAATTAACGTTTGTTCTGGTCTAGCTTTATCTGAACGCGGTAACAAAGAAAGTAACTAGTGTGGGCTAGCTACAGATTTACTGTCACGTTTTTTATTTGAAGAAACGCTGAAGAAAGAACGGCTTCAACGATGGTTCAGGTAAGTTATGTTGACTTATTAACAGTTTTCCTACTGTGGTGTATAACATGTCTAGTTTAATCATCTTTGATCTTCCATATCCATTCGTTCCATTTTAACAgctggacaaaataaatgtaacggatgtgaaacggctagcttagttagcggtgtgtgcgctaaatagcgtttcaatcggtgacgtcacttgctctgagacattgaagtagtggttccccttgctctgctagggccgcggcttttgtgggtaacgatgcttcgtgggtgtgcagagagtccctggttcgcgcccgggtatgggcgaggggacggtctaaagttatactgtttcataaacaaTGGTGGTAATAAACACGTGGGATATTTTGTCCTTCAGCAAAGTAGCCTACTAGCCTAAAGCACACagattgatacaaggcaatgcgCAACGAGCAGGTAAAGTCAGAACCATGGAGAAATAATGAGGGCAAAGTTACAACTTGCAGTAGTGGTGTGTAGGTAAAAATCACCAGGGAAGAAAGCCAGAAAAATAGCCATATTACATGTTGCGTTAATTGTGTtgttataacctgttagttcatatgccttgactcAGCTGAGACAagaagacagtggcagaatacattCAACCAGACCTTTGTTACATCATAAAActagagagcaacatctgtcctgtTAAGTTCACAAGAAATGTTGCAtgtaacagttacatgaccttCAGAATGGTCGAGCAAGTGAATGTTTTCTGAATACTAAACTACTATTGATttagagttaccgcaagtcgaaAAGGAAACAGGTGCTTCCTCCACTGTTcaagcaccatttcaacttcaacatcatctaatttagtgacaactaaaagataccaaaaaccaggggtgcaactttcactgggatTGAGTGTATCTGCAGGAACAGTTGCACCCATGGCCCTCACGCTAGCTCCACTTCTACCTACATAATATGTTAAGGAATCCCTAGTTATCTTTCCTTCCTCCCTAACTGTGCACTTGCTCACTTCCcttcactgatttgaaaggaaatggcTGTTATGAAACATATGGTGGATTCTCCCACTATCACAtgactccaccaatccaatgacGTTTTTTTCTCTCATTGGTATAATTGTCATAAGTATGTTGTCGATTTTCGTAACTGTAAGTACAACGATGTTCCTGtcatttgttaacaatacatttagcTATCATTTAATCAAACTGCTAAAAACTTAATTACGTAAGCAAAATTATAAAGTGTCAAGTTTACGTACAGAAATGATGTAGTGTACAATGTACTGCTGAAGTACTTGGGTGGTAAATTACAGTTTATTACACTCATGTTCTGAATATTGACAGTTTTAAATGTGGATGCTGTTACAGTAATAAGACAAGTGAATCTTGAGCAATGTTACATGGGGCAGAAATTGCACCAGGCTACACCCATACCTTTTTACTGTAGGTTTCTACTACATGTTACAATACCACTATATCTGATGGTTTAttctatgtatgtactgtataaggaTACTGAAACtatgagactgacatttttctcaACATGCTCCAAGTGGGATAACTAGCAGCAGTAGTTCTGGTGTTTAGGTTTTTCATCACTGGTTATTTGAACAACATGATTTAGCAGGTGTTGCCATCTTTCACACGTTGGAAGGGGAGGCGACATCTACATCTTGAAAGAGGGGGTGGAGCTTTTCGTTTCTGTTCTGCTCTTTGTTCTACCATCAAGTTTTATACgtttttacatttttgtaaaaaatatTCCAATTCCATTTTGAAAAATTTGCCAAAGTGAAAtatacaagacatttgtggaaagTAGTGAacggtgtcgtggaaatttcctctatttaccaaatcatgtcagagttagttatcaaagtccatctttaattatatgagctttatcacaaccctgtgactctcaggcaATTCAGTGTCTCTCAATGAATTCCCCGAGAGCCCCCactacattgcaactgagatcctttaatagcaaagaacacacatagtcagacagcatagacataataaatcgttcagctttgtctccttactcaaacccagaaccaatcctccatatcaacaggcatatatcaaattgtcatttagatacaaccaactctaaatacaaccaatcctggacaagctcacggagaggatagaatgattccagacactgccactgtgtctgtgtgaactggcacacagacacagtggagcaaaatatatgtttacacatggtgatactttgacctctcccctcactctagcccaaacaacttagtcttgacatagaacagatactgcaaccctgccacagtattatacaaaaataacattcttgatgagaagtaatttacaaacatatgatgaatataaaacatcttatctatttTACCAACTAATTCAGATTATTCCACAACAACGGTtacacacttcaggagaaaggaggTATTATAAGGATGCAGCCATCAATCAGAGATTTAGACTAAAGTAATCAAATGTTTGGTCTAATGATATTCTATGTACAATACTTCCTGTGGTCACCAGGACAGAGCTAGTCCGTCCCCCTCCACCCTGCCGGAGTCCCCTGGTCACAACTCTCCTGGTAGTGCCTTACTGCTGGATCTGAAGAGGGTTTCTGTGCTGCTGGTCGACTGCAGGAAAACACCAGGgcagagtggaactgtgagagaaggacacgaggagggagatggagatctGATTTCATCAAGTAAGAACAATGGGGGGTGTGGATTAGACTACAACCTGATTCTGCATCTTCTGTTAATTGATTGATAAACAGtaaacactcagtggccagtAAATTGTTGATCCAGTTTCGTGTATGGAGGGGAATGTACCTAATAAATTGTTTGATGATAAGGGCAGCAGGTAGGCtcgtggttaagagtgttgggacACTAATCAAAAGGTTGCTTGTTCCAATCTCTGAGGCgacaaggtgaaacatctgtctgtgcccttgagcaaggtactaaaccctaattgctcctgataagagcgtctgctaaataataaaacaataaaaaataaaaaaaaagttttggaAATATGGGTCCATATACAAATACTAACTATTCAAGGTCTTTATTTTACAGGGGACACCCTTAACCATTGTTCTCTTAGTGGGAGGGGCTTATcgtctggggagcctcaacaacatcctgttgctgacgagacagagaagagtctctccagatcagaacatctcaagaaacaccagcaggGACGTACAGGGAAGAAACCTcaccactgctgctctgactgtgggaagagttttacaaGCCAGAGTGGCTTCATTATTcactgtgatcagtgtgggaagagttttgctgcATCTAACACCTTCAAATCTAATGTAAGAattcatacaggggagaagccttacccctGTCTTGATTGTGGGAAAAGCTTTGTTAGTGCAGGAGCCTTAACTGTACACCAGCgtgtacacacaggagagaaaccttatagctgtgatcagtgtggaaagagcttcAATCAGTCAGGCCACCTGACTACACACCAGCTAATGCACACTGGAGAGAatccttatagctgtgatcagtgtgggaagagctttgctgtaCTTCCCTCCCTGACTATACACCagcgcatacacacaggagagaaaccttatagttgtgatcagtgtggaaagagctttgctgTAGTTTCCTCCCTGATTagacaccaggtaacacacactggagagagaacCTATGTCTGTCTATGTGGGAAGAACTTTGCTCTAGCTTCCACCCTGACTGTAcacaagagaacacacactggagagaagccttatagctgtgatcagtgtggaaagagctttgctgTATCAGAAAAACTAACTAGACACcagcgaatacacacaggagagaagccttatagctgttatcagtgtgggaagagctttgctcaATCAGACAATCTAACTAGACACCAGcggatacacacaggagagaagccttatagctgtgatcattgTGGAAAGAACTTTACTCAGTCCTCAGCCCTGAATTCACACAAGCTAACACACGCTGGTGAGAAAGAAGCCTTATatctgtgatcagtgtgggaagcgTTTCAGTCAGTTATGGACCCTTTATTCACACCagtgaacacacactggagaaggAGCCTTTGGTCTGTCTAGGTGGGAAGAGCTCTGTTTATTTAGGGCCAATGAGAAAAAAACAGAAAGCACAAACTTGCTGTAATTAGATAACCTGAATTCACACCAgcgaatacacactggagagaagccttatagctgtgttTCATCTCCCTTCCTTCTGGCACCGTTTCCAGATCCCTAAATAaaaggatcaaatcaaatgtatttatatagcccttcttacatcagctgatatctcaaagtgctgtacagaaacccagcctaaaaccccaaacagcaagcaatgcaggatCAGTAGAAAACATCTAGTGAACAGTCATATCCATCTCCCATTCTTAAACAGTTGCCTCAGTCTGATCACCATGGTAACCTCTGTGCAGCATCATATGCagctctgatctaggatcaggtctcccctgTGTCTATGTAATATCACACAATGATCTAAATGGATAAATGTTCTCATAGGAAATGTTATAgggaacttgtgtgtgtgtgtgtgtggggggggggggggatgttgatAATTGTATCTTCTTTCATGTACTCATGATAATACTATTATTATTAAATGTCATTATGTAGAATAATATTTCAACAATAGGTGTATATTCATGTATTCAATTAATCAATACATTCAATCCAATTATCTTCTAAACAAGAAGTTATCACTTAAATGGTGTATTTTATAAATCTATATTGATTAAATTGATCCTAAATCTAATCCATAATATATTGGATAATTATTTCCATGAGT contains:
- the LOC118937834 gene encoding gastrula zinc finger protein XlCGF17.1-like, with product MVQDRASPSPSTLPESPGHNSPGSALLLDLKRVSVLLVDCRKTPGQSGTVREGHEEGDGDLISSRDTLNHCSLSGRGLSSGEPQQHPVADETEKSLSRSEHLKKHQQGRTGKKPHHCCSDCGKSFTSQSGFIIHCDQCGKSFAASNTFKSNVRIHTGEKPYPCLDCGKSFVSAGALTVHQRVHTGEKPYSCDQCGKSFNQSGHLTTHQLMHTGENPYSCDQCGKSFAVLPSLTIHQRIHTGEKPYSCDQCGKSFAVVSSLIRHQVTHTGERTYVCLCGKNFALASTLTVHKRTHTGEKPYSCDQCGKSFAVSEKLTRHQRIHTGEKPYSCYQCGKSFAQSDNLTRHQRIHTGEKPYSCDHCGKNFTQSSALNSHKLTHAGEKEALYL